The Cycloclasticus sp. genomic sequence ACCTGCTGTCGGACGTTTAACAAGGTCGCTGAAACCAATGCGATATTGGCTGTGTAAACGATGGCAACTCTCAAGGCTGGGTTTTAATTCGCTGTCAAAAAAGCCACAGTCATTAAGTGCCGTCCAAAAGCGATTGCGAGGGTTAGCAAAGTAAAACCCAGCGTCCACCGACGGAAGGGAGGGATTCAAGCCAATGGATAAAACGTCTAAATGCTCACTTAATATGTCGGGGAGAGTCTCCACTTAGTAAGTTGGCATCTCATTATCAACGCTGGCAGCCCACGCATGAACGCCGCCGCTGAGGTTAGTAATATCTTTAAAGCCATTTTGCATTAAGAATTGTGCGACTTGTTGGCTTCGCATACCGTGATGGCAGATGGTGATAATAGGGGTGTCTTCAGGCAGTTCCTCTAAGCGGCTTGGAATGCTTTGCATGGGGATCAAATGGCTATTGTTAATATGACAATATTCAAATTCGTGGGGTTCTCTTACGTCCAAGAGAAAAGGGGGTGTTTTCGAGTCCTCAAGAAGCGCATTTAATTCAGCTGCTGAAATATTTTTCATTTAGAAAAGCCTGGTTGTTATTCAGAATTAATTATAACAGTGTGTGATAAGATGCCGACTATTCAATAGTCAATTACGCGCATCAACACGAGGTTATTATGAGTGCAATCCCAGAAGAGTTTCAGAAGAAAACCGAAGCCATGCAAGCGGCCGCTATTGAGCCATTGCCCAACTCTGAAAAGGTTTACATCAAAGGCTCTCGCGACGATATAAACGTACCGATGCGCAGAATCTCCTTGTCCGATACCCCTACAAGCTTTGGCGCAGAAAAGAACCCAGACGTGTACGTCTATGATTGTTCGGGTGCTTATACCGACCCTGATGCGGTCATTGATTTACGTAAAGGCTTGGCCAACGTGCGGACGCCATGGATTTTAGACAGGAATGATACCGAGCTATTAGACGGGCCAACATCTAGCTTTGGGCAACAGCGGCAAAATGCACTTGAGTTGGCCAGTTTAAGGTTTGAACATATTCAATCGCCAAGACGAGCAAAAGCGGGCGAAAATGTTAGTCAAATGCACTACGCGAAAAAAGGCATCATCACGCCTGAAATGGAATATATCGCGATACGTGAAAACATGAAGCGATCTGAGATTAATGCGCAGCAGCACCCCGGTGAATCATTCGGTGCCAGCATTCCAGAAGAAATTACCGCAGAATTTGTGCGTGAAGAAATTGCCCGTGGCAGAGCGATTATTCCTGCAAATATCAACCATCCAGAAGTTGAGCCAATGATTATTGGGCGTAACTTCTTAGTTAAAATTAACGGTAATTTAGGTAATTCAGCCGTTACTTCGTCAATTGAAGAAGAAGTAGACAAAATGGTTTGGGGTATCCGTTGGGGTGCCGATACCATTATGGATTTATCGACGGGTAAAAATATTCACGAAACACGTGAGTGGATTTTACGGAATTCACCGGTACCCATTGGTACGGTGCCAATTTATCAAGCACTAGAAAAAGTAAACGGCAAGGCTGAAGACTTAACGTGGGAAATTTTCCGCGATACCTTGATTGAACAAGCAGAGCAAGGGGTGGATTACTTTACGATTCATGCCGGTGTTCTTTTGCGTTATGTACCGATGACCGCTAAGCGTGTGACGGGCATTGTTTCTCGTGGCGGTTCAATTATGGCGAAGTGGTGTTTAGCGCACCATAAAGAAAACTTTCTCTACACACACTTTGAAGATATTTGCGAGATTATGAAGGCCTACGATGTATCCTTCTCGTTGGGTGATGGTTTGCGTCCGGGTTCATTGGCCGATGCGAATGACGAAGCGCAATTTGGCGAATTAGAAACGCTTGGTGAATTGACCAAAATTGCTTGGAAGCACGATGTGCAAACCATGATCGAAGGCCCTGGCCACGTGCCGATGCAAATGATTAAAGAGAACATGGATAAACAGCTAGAGTGCTGTGACGAAGCGCCGTTCTATACGCTTGGCCCACTGACCACAGATATTGCACCGGGTTATGACCACATCACCTCCGGTATCGGTGCGGCGATGATTGGCTGGTATGGTTGTGCGATGCTTTGTTACGTGACTCCAAAAGAACATTTGGGCTTACCGAATAAGGAAGACGTACGGGTTGGCATAATTACGTATAAAATCGCAGCGCATGCCGCGGATTTAGCCAAAGGTCATCCGGGTGCGCAAATTCGTGATAATGCATTGTCAAAAGCACGTTTTGAGTTTCGCTGGGAAGATCAGTTCAATTTAGGACTAGACCCAGACCGCGCACGTGAATATCACGATGAAACATTACCAAAAGACTCAGCTAAAGTGGCTCACTTTTGTTCAATGTGTGGGCCACATTTTTGTTCAATGAAAATTAGCCAAGATGTGCGAGATTATGCAGCTAAAGAAGGCATGAATGAACAGGACGTTGTTACTAAAGGCCTGTCAGAAAAAGCCGACGAGTTTAAAAACAAAGGTGCGCAAATATACAAGAAAGTTTAGTTAAACGAGCTATTAGGTATTGAGCGAAGCAATAAGGCCCTCGTTGACCCACGATGTCAAATAAGCGATTGCTTGTGAGGGTACTTCTTCTTCGCTGAAATCATTTAATAATTGTTCACACATGTCAGCAAAAGTCCGCCCAGCGAGGACGAGTTCCAAGGCACTAGCCTCAGCAATTTTTACAGGCCGATAACGGCTAATTAATGTGCTGTCTCGCCATAGCAGCCAGACGTCGGGCGTGCTGAGATGTTCAGTTTTAGGTGGTGGCATATCATTCGCCAGTGCTTTCCAAACAGCAAAGCTATTGAGCTTAAACGTTAGGGCTTGTACCGAGGGGTGAAACGTAAAGCTGAGTGTTTCCCATGCCTCTGAGGGCAAAGATGTTAAGGCATCGATAGAGACTAGCTCGCTGTCTTGCGCATCAAAGCTGTCGGCAAAAGCGGCTTCTATACCGGCGATTTCTGTCAGTATCGGGTGTTGCCGGTAAGGCTCCTCGTCGCGCAGTAAGTTTGCCATTTGCGTGCTGTAATAGCGTAAATTTGTCTGTTGTGACGGGTAATGTTCAATGTAACGTTCAAGTAACTGCTCAAATTGTTCGTCCCCTAAATAATCGTGCAGTTTTTCATAATCGGTCGTTATGGCTTCTTTTAACCGTTCTTTATAGGCGTAAGCATAAATATCTAGGCGCTTTTTGGCAGATAAATTGGCTGTTGATTGGATGTGCTTGGCGATGTCGGTTGTCTTGCCTAATAAATGCCCCATAAAAGCCTGTTGTAAATTGCGCAATTCGGACATTAGGTCACACCCTTTAAAATAGCT encodes the following:
- a CDS encoding rhodanese-like domain-containing protein, which codes for MKNISAAELNALLEDSKTPPFLLDVREPHEFEYCHINNSHLIPMQSIPSRLEELPEDTPIITICHHGMRSQQVAQFLMQNGFKDITNLSGGVHAWAASVDNEMPTY
- the thiC gene encoding phosphomethylpyrimidine synthase ThiC, with protein sequence MQAAAIEPLPNSEKVYIKGSRDDINVPMRRISLSDTPTSFGAEKNPDVYVYDCSGAYTDPDAVIDLRKGLANVRTPWILDRNDTELLDGPTSSFGQQRQNALELASLRFEHIQSPRRAKAGENVSQMHYAKKGIITPEMEYIAIRENMKRSEINAQQHPGESFGASIPEEITAEFVREEIARGRAIIPANINHPEVEPMIIGRNFLVKINGNLGNSAVTSSIEEEVDKMVWGIRWGADTIMDLSTGKNIHETREWILRNSPVPIGTVPIYQALEKVNGKAEDLTWEIFRDTLIEQAEQGVDYFTIHAGVLLRYVPMTAKRVTGIVSRGGSIMAKWCLAHHKENFLYTHFEDICEIMKAYDVSFSLGDGLRPGSLADANDEAQFGELETLGELTKIAWKHDVQTMIEGPGHVPMQMIKENMDKQLECCDEAPFYTLGPLTTDIAPGYDHITSGIGAAMIGWYGCAMLCYVTPKEHLGLPNKEDVRVGIITYKIAAHAADLAKGHPGAQIRDNALSKARFEFRWEDQFNLGLDPDRAREYHDETLPKDSAKVAHFCSMCGPHFCSMKISQDVRDYAAKEGMNEQDVVTKGLSEKADEFKNKGAQIYKKV
- a CDS encoding DNA-binding domain-containing protein, with translation MSELRNLQQAFMGHLLGKTTDIAKHIQSTANLSAKKRLDIYAYAYKERLKEAITTDYEKLHDYLGDEQFEQLLERYIEHYPSQQTNLRYYSTQMANLLRDEEPYRQHPILTEIAGIEAAFADSFDAQDSELVSIDALTSLPSEAWETLSFTFHPSVQALTFKLNSFAVWKALANDMPPPKTEHLSTPDVWLLWRDSTLISRYRPVKIAEASALELVLAGRTFADMCEQLLNDFSEEEVPSQAIAYLTSWVNEGLIASLNT